A window of Metabacillus sp. B2-18 contains these coding sequences:
- a CDS encoding urease subunit beta, with amino-acid sequence MVPGQLRLKNEPIICNVNKQPTQLEVVNNGDRPVQIGSHFHFYEVNRSLEFDREKAFGRRLNIPAGTAVRFEPGDQKVIELIPFSGERRIYGLNNLTNDALDKGV; translated from the coding sequence ATGGTACCAGGACAATTAAGGTTAAAAAATGAGCCGATTATTTGTAATGTAAACAAACAGCCAACACAACTTGAAGTCGTTAATAATGGGGATCGGCCTGTACAAATTGGCTCCCACTTTCATTTTTACGAGGTTAATAGATCACTTGAGTTTGATAGAGAAAAAGCTTTTGGAAGAAGATTAAATATTCCAGCGGGTACAGCGGTCCGTTTTGAACCAGGAGATCAAAAAGTAATAGAGCTTATCCCATTTTCAGGTGAAAGAAGAATATATGGTCTTAACAATTTAACAAATGATGCACTGGATAAAGGAGTGTAA
- the ureE gene encoding urease accessory protein UreE: MIIEKVVGNVKDLEKAPHHVERVYLRSDDLVKKIQRVKTDHGNELGIRLKDVKELMDGDILFQDEKNSIVISVIEDDVIVIKPTSILQMGEIAHQLGNRHLPAQFEGNEMIVQYDYLVERLLEELAVPYARENRKMNQAFKHIGHSHD, translated from the coding sequence ATGATTATTGAAAAAGTAGTAGGAAATGTAAAAGATTTAGAAAAAGCTCCACATCATGTTGAGCGTGTTTACTTAAGGAGTGATGATTTAGTTAAGAAGATTCAACGTGTGAAAACAGATCATGGAAATGAACTTGGAATCCGTCTTAAAGATGTAAAAGAATTAATGGATGGAGATATTTTATTTCAGGATGAGAAGAATTCAATAGTTATAAGTGTCATTGAAGATGATGTTATTGTCATTAAACCAACTAGCATCCTACAAATGGGCGAGATTGCCCATCAATTAGGAAATCGACATTTACCAGCTCAATTTGAAGGTAATGAGATGATTGTTCAGTATGACTATTTAGTAGAGCGATTGCTAGAGGAATTAGCAGTTCCATATGCTAGGGAAAATAGAAAAATGAATCAAGCCTTTAAACATATCGGACATTCACATGACTAA
- a CDS encoding chemotaxis protein CheW gives MDISKVVVFKTRDEEYGMPIEHVISIEKLEDINVIPNMPYYMKGVVKVRGELIPVLDTHQIFHRQQMTMDEDVKLIVIQSDEISAALIVKEAKEILDIQEDQLKSISIGAFQATKYFEAVASLEDRLITIINPTLLFASLENFAVVKEGMLSHQS, from the coding sequence ATGGATATTTCGAAAGTTGTTGTTTTTAAAACAAGGGATGAAGAATACGGAATGCCAATTGAACACGTGATTTCTATAGAAAAGCTTGAAGATATCAATGTTATCCCGAATATGCCTTATTATATGAAGGGTGTTGTAAAGGTTAGAGGAGAGTTGATTCCTGTTTTAGATACTCATCAAATCTTCCATCGTCAACAAATGACAATGGATGAAGATGTAAAATTAATTGTTATTCAATCAGATGAAATATCTGCAGCTCTAATCGTTAAAGAGGCCAAGGAAATCTTAGATATTCAAGAGGATCAGTTAAAATCCATTAGCATCGGAGCCTTTCAAGCTACAAAATACTTTGAAGCAGTGGCTAGTTTGGAAGATCGCTTAATAACGATTATTAACCCAACACTTCTTTTCGCGAGTCTAGAAAACTTTGCTGTAGTCAAAGAAGGAATGTTGAGTCACCAATCATAA
- the gndA gene encoding NADP-dependent phosphogluconate dehydrogenase: MSKQQIGVIGLAVMGKNLALNIESRGFSVSVFNRSAEKTEEFLTEAKGKNVVGTYSIEEFVQSLETPRKILLMVKAGVPTDATIEQLLPHLDKGDILIDGGNTLYTDTQRRNKELAESGIHFIGTGVSGGEEGALKGPSIMPGGQKEAFDLVQPILEAISAKVNGDPCCTYIGPDGAGHYVKMVHNGIEYGDMQLISEAYFLLKNVLGLTADELHEVFAEWNKGELDSYLIEITADIFTKKDDETGKPLVDVILDTAGQKGTGKWTSKSALDLGVPLPIITESVFARFISAMKEERQKASKILSGPAAKKYEGNKEELIEAVRRALYMSKIVSYAQGFAQMRAASEEYNWDLKYGDIAMIFRGGCIIRAAFLQKIKDAYDKEPQLANLLLDDYFKEIVEGYQGALRQILTVAIENGVPVPCFSSALAYYDSYRTETLPANLLQAQRDYFGAHTYQRVDKEGIFHTEWMEK, translated from the coding sequence ATGTCGAAACAACAAATTGGTGTTATTGGTTTGGCTGTAATGGGTAAAAACTTAGCTTTAAATATTGAAAGTCGTGGATTTTCAGTATCTGTTTTCAACCGTTCAGCAGAAAAAACTGAGGAATTTTTAACAGAAGCAAAAGGGAAAAACGTGGTGGGTACATACAGCATTGAAGAATTTGTTCAATCATTAGAAACTCCACGTAAAATTCTTTTAATGGTTAAAGCTGGTGTACCAACAGATGCAACAATTGAACAGCTTCTACCACATCTTGATAAAGGTGATATCTTAATCGACGGTGGTAACACATTATATACAGATACACAACGTCGTAACAAAGAACTAGCTGAAAGTGGAATCCATTTCATAGGTACAGGTGTTTCTGGTGGAGAAGAAGGCGCATTAAAAGGACCTTCTATCATGCCTGGTGGCCAAAAAGAAGCGTTTGATTTAGTTCAACCAATTCTTGAAGCTATTTCTGCAAAAGTAAATGGTGATCCTTGCTGTACTTATATTGGTCCAGATGGAGCTGGACACTATGTGAAAATGGTCCATAACGGAATTGAGTATGGAGATATGCAGTTAATTTCTGAAGCATATTTCTTACTGAAAAATGTATTAGGTTTAACAGCAGACGAGCTTCATGAAGTATTTGCTGAGTGGAACAAAGGTGAGCTTGATAGTTACCTTATTGAAATTACAGCAGATATTTTCACAAAGAAAGATGACGAAACCGGAAAACCTCTAGTTGACGTTATTCTTGATACTGCAGGTCAAAAAGGAACTGGTAAATGGACAAGTAAGAGTGCTCTTGACCTAGGTGTACCTCTTCCTATCATTACTGAATCTGTATTTGCTCGTTTCATTTCGGCTATGAAAGAAGAACGTCAAAAAGCAAGCAAAATTCTTTCAGGTCCTGCTGCTAAAAAATATGAGGGTAATAAAGAAGAGCTTATTGAAGCGGTTCGAAGAGCATTATATATGAGTAAGATTGTTTCTTATGCTCAAGGCTTTGCTCAAATGAGAGCAGCTTCTGAAGAATATAACTGGGATTTAAAATATGGTGATATTGCGATGATCTTCCGTGGTGGATGTATTATCCGTGCAGCTTTCCTACAAAAAATTAAAGATGCATATGATAAAGAGCCACAATTAGCAAACCTATTACTTGATGACTATTTCAAAGAAATCGTTGAAGGGTACCAAGGTGCACTTCGTCAAATCTTAACAGTAGCAATCGAAAACGGAGTGCCGGTACCATGCTTCTCATCTGCGCTTGCTTATTATGATAGCTATCGTACGGAAACACTTCCAGCGAATCTTCTACAAGCACAACGTGACTACTTTGGTGCTCACACTTATCAACGTGTTGATAAAGAAGGTATCTTCCATACTGAGTGGATGGAAAAATAA
- a CDS encoding urease accessory protein UreD: MTYTGYLQLEVEKKQNRSVISNSFFDGVLKITRPTYLPEGLPLLTLIHVGGGYVDGDSYKTEVVVSEGAKLALTTQASTKIYKSPRLGVTQYMDYFLKNNSELYVKQDSLIPYKDANFSQQTNVYMDSNSIFYFTDIITPGWSEDGKLFQYEKVASKMKIFIDDKLQVFDHQLLVPNQNLHQFMQLEGYTHIGTLFMIHPHVSETVIEKIREALSSSIDARFGISLLNVPGLALRVLANSTPAIEMIFNMCETVLRKDLDEKEMIEWRKW, from the coding sequence ATGACTTATACAGGGTACCTTCAGCTTGAGGTAGAGAAAAAACAAAATAGGTCGGTGATTAGTAATAGTTTTTTTGATGGAGTGTTGAAAATAACACGTCCGACCTATCTGCCTGAAGGTCTGCCTCTTTTAACACTTATTCATGTTGGTGGTGGGTATGTTGACGGTGACTCCTATAAAACAGAGGTAGTAGTAAGTGAAGGAGCAAAACTAGCTTTAACTACACAAGCTTCTACAAAGATTTATAAGTCGCCTCGATTAGGCGTAACCCAATACATGGATTATTTTTTGAAAAATAATAGTGAGTTATATGTGAAACAAGATTCGTTAATTCCCTATAAGGATGCTAATTTTTCACAACAAACAAATGTGTATATGGACTCAAACTCAATCTTTTATTTTACAGATATTATCACACCTGGGTGGTCTGAAGATGGAAAGCTTTTTCAATATGAAAAGGTGGCTTCAAAAATGAAAATCTTTATTGATGACAAGCTTCAGGTATTTGACCATCAATTGTTAGTTCCGAATCAAAATCTTCATCAATTCATGCAACTTGAAGGATATACTCATATAGGTACGTTGTTTATGATTCATCCTCATGTAAGTGAAACGGTAATAGAGAAAATAAGAGAAGCTTTATCTTCTTCAATAGATGCTAGATTTGGAATAAGCTTACTTAATGTTCCGGGCTTAGCATTAAGAGTATTAGCAAATAGTACACCTGCTATTGAAATGATTTTTAATATGTGTGAAACTGTACTCCGTAAAGACTTAGATGAAAAAGAAATGATAGAATGGAGAAAATGGTAA
- a CDS encoding urease accessory protein UreF, with protein MTNHLFQLLQICDSNFPSGAFSHSFGLETYIQEGKVVDKKTFLVALKQFLQTQFVFTDGLACRLAFEYLQDNRLDSIWQLDHELFALAMAKETREGNRRIGRQMVKVMNELFPNKQLKTYQIKIKEKEAHGHSSIVFAFVCQGLDIEVETTLSTYLFATTTTLVQNAVRGIPIGQTDGQKILVEIQPFLNQIVKQIMSLDEEQLGAGAPGLEIAQMLHEQLSVRLFMS; from the coding sequence ATGACTAATCACTTGTTCCAATTGCTGCAAATCTGTGATTCGAATTTTCCATCTGGAGCATTTTCTCACTCTTTTGGATTAGAAACGTATATTCAAGAGGGTAAAGTGGTGGATAAAAAAACATTTTTGGTAGCTCTTAAACAGTTTCTTCAAACTCAATTTGTTTTTACAGATGGTTTAGCATGCCGACTAGCCTTTGAATATTTACAAGATAATCGATTGGATTCAATTTGGCAACTAGATCATGAACTTTTTGCCCTTGCCATGGCTAAAGAAACGCGAGAAGGAAATCGTCGAATTGGTCGGCAAATGGTCAAAGTCATGAATGAGCTGTTTCCAAATAAGCAGCTAAAAACGTATCAAATAAAAATAAAAGAAAAGGAAGCTCATGGCCACAGTTCGATCGTTTTTGCATTTGTTTGTCAAGGTCTAGATATAGAGGTAGAGACTACTTTGTCTACTTATCTCTTTGCAACAACTACAACACTCGTTCAAAACGCAGTAAGAGGAATTCCCATTGGACAAACTGATGGACAAAAAATTTTAGTTGAAATACAACCGTTCTTGAATCAGATTGTCAAACAAATAATGAGTCTTGATGAAGAACAGCTTGGTGCAGGGGCACCGGGTTTGGAAATTGCTCAGATGTTACATGAGCAGCTTTCAGTACGTTTGTTTATGTCATAG
- a CDS encoding IS3 family transposase (programmed frameshift): MSKFNIEEKIEAIIRYQQGFEGVKTIAKSIGVDHTVLLNWIKQYEYHGESAFKKPYTSYTTEFKLDVLNYIKETGTSIRETAAIFNIATHSTIQNWLKSFESLGIDALKPTQKGRPSMKKETKKPKSVEESEALRAENERLRMENAYLKKLQGLNSRKGKITEENKAQIIYELRHEFKVIDLVKVAGIARSTYYYWVKQMDRPDKYKETKELIQGIFDEHQGRYGYRRITLELRNRGLKINHKTVRRLMNKMGLKCLVRMKKYQSYRGNIGKVAPNILERDFKASKPNEKLVTDVTEFHLHGEKLYLSPILDLYNGEIIAYNIEKRPVYRLVSEMLDKAFSRLNEGDTPILHSDQGWHYRMKHYQHALKEKGIIQSMSRKGNCLDNAVMENFFGLLKSELLYLKEFESMEHFKLELENYIYYYNHKRIKAKLKGMSPVQYRIHAQVAA; encoded by the exons ATGTCTAAATTTAATATAGAGGAAAAAATAGAAGCAATTATACGTTATCAACAAGGATTCGAGGGGGTAAAAACAATTGCGAAATCCATAGGAGTAGATCATACTGTCTTATTAAATTGGATTAAACAATATGAATATCATGGTGAAAGTGCCTTTAAAAAACCCTATACATCCTACACAACAGAGTTTAAACTAGACGTACTAAATTATATAAAAGAGACAGGGACGTCTATAAGGGAAACGGCTGCAATTTTTAACATCGCAACACATAGTACCATTCAAAATTGGCTAAAAAGTTTCGAATCACTTGGAATAGATGCCCTAAAACCAACACAAAAGGGGCGTCCATCCATGAAAAAAGAAACAAAGAAACCTAAGTCAGTCGAAGAGTCTGAAGCGTTACGAGCTGAAAATGAGCGTTTACGTATGGAAAATGCATATTTAAAAAAGTTACAAG GCCTTAATTCAAGAAAAGGAAAAATTACAGAAGAAAACAAAGCGCAAATAATATATGAATTAAGGCATGAATTTAAAGTAATTGATCTAGTAAAGGTCGCTGGAATTGCGCGTAGTACGTATTACTATTGGGTAAAACAAATGGATCGTCCAGATAAGTATAAGGAAACTAAAGAGTTGATTCAGGGGATTTTTGATGAACATCAAGGACGATATGGATACCGCCGCATTACATTGGAATTACGTAATCGGGGATTAAAAATAAATCATAAGACAGTGAGACGATTGATGAATAAAATGGGATTAAAATGTCTCGTGCGTATGAAAAAATATCAATCTTACCGCGGAAATATTGGGAAAGTAGCTCCTAATATTTTAGAACGTGATTTTAAAGCATCAAAGCCAAATGAGAAGTTGGTAACAGATGTGACAGAATTCCACCTTCATGGAGAGAAGTTATATTTATCCCCCATTTTAGATTTATACAACGGGGAAATCATCGCTTATAACATAGAAAAACGTCCTGTTTATCGCCTGGTATCAGAGATGTTGGATAAAGCTTTTAGCCGACTAAATGAGGGAGACACTCCTATTTTGCATTCCGACCAAGGCTGGCATTATCGCATGAAGCATTATCAACACGCCTTAAAAGAAAAAGGAATCATACAGAGTATGTCCCGAAAAGGGAATTGCCTAGATAACGCAGTCATGGAGAATTTCTTTGGCTTATTAAAGTCTGAATTACTGTACTTAAAAGAATTTGAGAGTATGGAGCATTTCAAACTAGAATTAGAGAATTATATATATTACTATAACCACAAACGGATTAAGGCAAAATTAAAAGGCATGAGTCCGGTACAGTACCGAATTCATGCCCAAGTAGCAGCCTAA
- the ureC gene encoding urease subunit alpha: MSFRMSRHQYADMFGPTVGDQVRLGDTELFIEVEKDYTTYGDEVKFGGGKVIRDGMGQHPLATRKDAVDLVVTNALILDYTGIYKADIGIKEGIITCIGKAGNPLIMDSVDIVIGASTEVIAAEGMIVTAGGIDAHIHFICPQQVRTAIESGVTTMIGGGTGPATGTNATTCTPGAWNIHQMLKSAEEFPVNLGFLGKGNASNEEALAEQIEAGAIGLKLHEDWGTTTSNIDKALDVADKYDIQIAIHSDTLNEGGFVEDTLNAIDGRVIHTYHTEGAGGGHAPDIIKAASYPNILPSSTNPTRPYTVNTIAEHLDMLMVCHHLDPSVPEDLAFADSRIRKETIAAEDILHDLGVFSMISSDSQAMGRVGEVISRTWQTADKMKRQRGELITGEENDNARAKRYVAKYTINPAITHGISDYVGSIEVGKLADFVLWDPAFFGAKPELVVKGGMIAWSVMGDPNASIPTPQPALYRPMFASFGKAKYSTSMTFLSKAAYEQGVNKKLGLQKKIGIVKNIRQLKKSDMKLNGETPVIEVDPQTYEVTVDGQLITCEPDNKVPLAQRYFLF; encoded by the coding sequence ATGAGTTTTCGAATGTCAAGACATCAGTACGCAGATATGTTTGGTCCGACAGTTGGTGATCAGGTGAGGCTTGGAGATACCGAACTATTTATTGAAGTTGAGAAAGATTACACCACATATGGTGATGAAGTTAAATTCGGTGGAGGTAAAGTTATTAGGGATGGCATGGGCCAGCATCCTTTGGCAACAAGAAAAGACGCTGTAGATCTTGTTGTGACAAATGCGCTAATTCTTGATTATACAGGAATTTATAAAGCTGACATTGGTATAAAAGAAGGAATCATTACATGTATTGGAAAAGCGGGTAATCCTCTAATTATGGACTCTGTGGACATTGTGATCGGGGCTTCAACTGAGGTAATTGCAGCTGAAGGGATGATTGTTACGGCTGGAGGAATAGATGCACATATCCATTTTATTTGTCCACAGCAAGTTCGCACCGCTATTGAATCGGGTGTTACAACGATGATAGGAGGAGGTACAGGTCCGGCTACAGGAACAAATGCTACAACTTGTACACCTGGAGCATGGAATATTCATCAAATGCTCAAGTCAGCTGAAGAATTTCCTGTTAATTTAGGATTTCTCGGCAAAGGAAACGCTTCTAATGAAGAAGCTTTAGCAGAGCAGATTGAAGCAGGGGCAATTGGATTAAAGCTCCATGAAGATTGGGGTACAACAACATCAAATATTGATAAAGCGTTAGATGTTGCTGATAAATACGATATTCAGATTGCGATCCACAGCGATACGTTAAACGAAGGTGGCTTTGTGGAGGATACCTTAAATGCGATTGACGGGCGTGTTATTCATACATACCATACGGAAGGTGCAGGTGGAGGTCACGCCCCTGATATTATCAAAGCTGCTTCTTACCCAAATATACTTCCTTCATCAACGAATCCAACGAGACCATACACGGTTAATACGATTGCTGAGCATTTAGATATGCTGATGGTGTGTCATCATTTAGATCCATCTGTACCAGAAGATTTGGCCTTTGCAGATTCTCGTATTCGAAAGGAAACAATTGCAGCAGAAGATATTCTTCATGATTTAGGTGTGTTTAGCATGATCAGTTCCGATTCACAAGCGATGGGAAGAGTCGGTGAAGTTATTTCAAGAACATGGCAAACAGCTGATAAGATGAAGCGTCAACGTGGTGAATTAATCACTGGAGAAGAAAACGATAATGCTAGAGCCAAAAGATATGTTGCCAAATACACGATAAATCCAGCAATAACCCATGGTATCTCAGATTATGTGGGATCCATTGAAGTAGGGAAGCTAGCTGATTTTGTTTTGTGGGATCCAGCCTTCTTCGGGGCTAAGCCAGAGTTGGTAGTAAAGGGAGGAATGATTGCGTGGAGTGTAATGGGAGACCCAAATGCGTCAATTCCAACTCCACAGCCAGCCTTGTATCGGCCAATGTTTGCAAGCTTTGGAAAGGCGAAATATTCGACAAGCATGACGTTTTTATCTAAGGCAGCGTATGAGCAGGGAGTAAATAAAAAATTAGGATTACAAAAGAAAATTGGAATTGTAAAGAATATTCGTCAATTAAAGAAAAGTGATATGAAATTAAATGGAGAAACACCTGTAATTGAGGTCGATCCACAAACCTATGAAGTTACGGTTGATGGTCAACTGATTACGTGTGAACCAGATAACAAGGTACCTTTAGCTCAACGATATTTTTTATTTTGA
- the ureG gene encoding urease accessory protein UreG, translated as MSEPIKIGIGGPVGAGKTLLVDKLTRALMDELEVAVITNDIYTKEDAQFLIRNGALPEDRIIGVETGGCPHTAIREDASMNFAAIDELNERHPNLDLIFVESGGDNLAATFSPELVDFSIYIIDVAQGEKIPRKGGQGMIKSDLFIINKIDLAPYVGADLEIMRKDTLSSRGDRPYIFTNLKDGTGVNDVVDWIRKEAFLVGLEA; from the coding sequence ATGAGTGAACCAATTAAAATCGGTATCGGAGGACCTGTAGGTGCAGGAAAAACTTTATTAGTAGACAAATTAACAAGGGCGTTAATGGATGAGCTTGAGGTTGCGGTCATTACAAATGATATCTACACAAAAGAAGATGCCCAGTTTCTCATTAGAAACGGTGCTTTACCAGAAGATCGAATTATTGGTGTTGAAACAGGTGGATGCCCTCATACTGCCATTCGAGAAGATGCCTCAATGAATTTTGCGGCAATAGATGAATTAAATGAGCGTCACCCGAATCTTGACCTTATTTTTGTAGAAAGTGGTGGAGATAATCTTGCGGCAACGTTCAGTCCGGAGCTAGTAGATTTTTCTATCTATATTATTGATGTTGCACAAGGGGAAAAAATTCCTCGAAAAGGTGGTCAAGGGATGATCAAATCTGACTTGTTTATTATTAATAAAATAGATTTAGCACCATATGTTGGGGCTGATCTAGAAATTATGAGAAAAGACACACTATCATCAAGAGGAGACCGTCCTTATATTTTCACAAATCTTAAAGATGGAACAGGTGTTAATGACGTGGTGGATTGGATTCGTAAGGAAGCATTTTTGGTTGGTCTTGAAGCATGA
- a CDS encoding DNA polymerase IV: MAEQPVNQRRIILHVDMNSFYASVEMAFDPSLNGKPLAIAGNVEERKGIIVTCSYEARSKGVKATMPLWQARKLCPELIVRKPNFDRYRTASRAMFELLREYTELVEPVSIDEGYMDLSEFPGSKPLEMASSIQNRLLEELLLPCSIGIAPNKFLAKMASNMKKPLGITILRKRDLPNRLWPLAAYEMHGIGEKTAEKLRTIGIHTIYDLAHADIGEVKSLLGINGERLIQRANGVDLREVNPNSIYDFKSIGNSTTLSKNTTNETQINEVLRKLAHSVSLRMKRKEVLANKIFVTIRYGNLKTITRSKTMKNPIGEENDLYHEAKDLFFTHWNEEPIRLLGITGQDLVEREDAVKQLDLFSFENDAKDEPILSVIDQINQKYGSQLIKRGVKGKQEEPGTPGISFNKDFLR, translated from the coding sequence ATGGCGGAGCAACCTGTAAATCAAAGAAGAATTATTTTACATGTTGATATGAACAGCTTTTATGCTTCAGTAGAAATGGCATTTGATCCCTCTCTTAATGGAAAGCCTTTAGCAATTGCAGGGAATGTTGAGGAACGAAAAGGAATTATAGTTACATGCAGCTACGAAGCGCGTTCAAAAGGTGTAAAAGCTACTATGCCTCTTTGGCAAGCTCGTAAGCTTTGCCCTGAGTTAATTGTAAGAAAACCAAACTTTGATCGATATCGAACAGCATCTCGTGCAATGTTTGAACTATTAAGGGAATATACAGAATTAGTAGAACCTGTTTCAATTGATGAAGGTTATATGGATTTAAGTGAATTTCCTGGGTCAAAGCCACTCGAGATGGCAAGTTCTATTCAAAATAGGCTGTTGGAGGAATTGCTGCTACCTTGTAGTATTGGAATTGCTCCAAATAAGTTTCTAGCTAAAATGGCATCAAATATGAAAAAGCCACTTGGAATTACGATTTTAAGAAAAAGAGATTTACCGAATAGATTATGGCCTCTAGCTGCATATGAAATGCATGGTATTGGTGAAAAAACGGCCGAAAAACTTAGAACTATAGGAATTCATACTATTTATGATTTAGCACATGCTGATATAGGAGAAGTAAAAAGCTTACTTGGTATTAACGGGGAACGTCTTATCCAACGAGCGAACGGAGTTGATTTAAGGGAAGTTAATCCCAACTCAATTTATGATTTTAAGAGCATTGGTAATTCAACTACGCTGTCTAAGAATACGACGAATGAAACCCAAATCAATGAAGTGTTAAGAAAGTTAGCTCATTCTGTATCTCTTCGAATGAAGAGGAAAGAAGTTTTGGCCAACAAAATTTTTGTCACGATTCGTTACGGTAACTTAAAAACAATTACTAGAAGTAAAACAATGAAAAACCCTATTGGGGAAGAGAATGACCTTTACCATGAAGCCAAAGATCTCTTTTTCACTCACTGGAATGAAGAGCCGATTCGGTTACTTGGTATTACTGGGCAGGATTTAGTTGAAAGGGAAGATGCAGTAAAGCAGCTGGATTTGTTCTCTTTTGAAAATGATGCAAAAGACGAGCCGATACTTTCCGTTATTGATCAGATCAATCAAAAATATGGAAGTCAGCTTATAAAGCGAGGTGTAAAAGGAAAACAAGAGGAGCCTGGAACACCAGGAATAAGCTTTAATAAAGATTTTTTGAGATAG
- a CDS encoding long-chain fatty acid--CoA ligase, whose product MEKYFEFYPKRVPKVLTLPETTLVENLEISSRRYPNKTALNYYGKRISYRELYSEVLSLAGYLQANDVKKGDRILLYMQNSPQWIISFYAVARAGAVVIPINPMNTSEELAFYVKDCEIKTAIVSQELFENVQALIGKSTIEHVVVGTYSDYIDPETDLNLPQEVCALRQELPTEYTPWHEALAARYSPKEVDVSAEDLVVMPYTSGTTGTPKGCMHTHKTVQANIITVGVWQSVTCESVHLLTLPLFHVTGMLHSCHGPLSGGCEIVIMTRWDRDLARVLIERNGVTHWTNISTMLIDFLANPNLIKDSLKTLEVIGGGGAPLPEAVGEKLYNLAGIRYAEGYGLSETIAHTHFNPPDRPKLQCLGIPSPNTQSKIIDPLTLQELGPNQEGEIVVRGPQVFKGYYNRPDENDNAFISIEGKTFFRTGDIAKYDDEGYYFIVDRIKRMINASGFKVWPTEVESKLYRHPAVQQACVVGVPDERKGEQVKAFIVLNDVDKGKVSEQEIIDWSKTQLAAYKYPRIIEFRDKLPTTSSGKLLWRKLQEEERKKLVVEGEK is encoded by the coding sequence GTGGAAAAATATTTTGAATTTTATCCGAAACGCGTACCGAAAGTATTAACACTCCCAGAAACAACCCTCGTAGAAAACTTAGAAATATCTTCAAGACGTTATCCTAATAAAACTGCTCTTAATTATTATGGAAAAAGAATTTCGTATCGAGAACTATATTCAGAGGTTCTTAGTTTAGCTGGATATCTTCAAGCAAACGATGTGAAAAAAGGAGATCGTATTCTCCTTTATATGCAAAACTCTCCTCAATGGATCATTTCATTTTATGCAGTTGCTCGAGCAGGAGCAGTCGTAATTCCAATAAACCCCATGAATACAAGTGAAGAATTAGCCTTTTATGTAAAAGATTGTGAAATAAAAACAGCTATTGTTTCACAAGAGCTTTTTGAAAATGTCCAAGCATTAATTGGCAAAAGCACAATCGAGCATGTTGTTGTAGGGACATACTCTGATTACATCGATCCAGAAACTGATTTGAATCTTCCACAAGAGGTTTGTGCTCTTCGTCAGGAACTACCAACAGAATATACTCCATGGCACGAGGCACTTGCTGCTAGATACTCACCTAAAGAAGTTGATGTAAGTGCTGAAGACTTAGTTGTCATGCCTTATACGTCTGGAACAACTGGTACTCCAAAAGGATGCATGCATACTCATAAAACGGTGCAAGCCAATATTATTACGGTAGGTGTATGGCAAAGCGTAACATGTGAATCTGTTCATTTATTAACACTACCGTTATTTCATGTAACCGGTATGCTTCATAGTTGTCATGGTCCGTTGTCAGGTGGTTGTGAAATCGTCATTATGACAAGATGGGACAGAGACCTTGCGAGGGTATTAATCGAGCGAAACGGCGTTACACATTGGACGAATATAAGTACTATGTTAATAGACTTTTTGGCAAACCCAAATCTTATTAAAGATTCTCTTAAAACATTGGAGGTAATCGGTGGAGGCGGTGCACCTTTACCTGAGGCAGTTGGAGAGAAGTTATATAATCTCGCTGGTATTAGATATGCAGAAGGTTATGGTCTTTCTGAGACAATTGCACACACTCATTTTAACCCACCAGATCGCCCAAAGTTACAATGTCTCGGGATTCCATCTCCAAATACTCAATCTAAAATCATTGATCCACTCACTTTACAAGAATTAGGGCCAAACCAAGAAGGAGAGATTGTTGTCCGGGGGCCTCAGGTGTTTAAAGGGTATTATAATCGACCAGATGAGAATGATAATGCGTTTATATCCATTGAAGGTAAGACGTTCTTTAGGACGGGAGATATCGCAAAATATGACGATGAGGGCTATTATTTTATCGTAGATCGTATTAAGAGAATGATTAATGCATCAGGTTTTAAAGTATGGCCAACTGAAGTAGAATCAAAACTTTATAGACACCCTGCTGTCCAACAAGCTTGTGTTGTTGGTGTTCCCGATGAAAGAAAGGGTGAGCAAGTTAAAGCATTTATTGTTTTAAACGATGTGGATAAGGGCAAAGTTTCTGAACAAGAAATCATAGATTGGTCTAAAACACAATTAGCAGCTTACAAGTATCCTAGAATTATAGAATTTAGAGACAAACTACCTACAACCAGTAGTGGAAAGTTACTGTGGAGAAAACTGCAGGAAGAAGAGAGAAAGAAACTAGTGGTGGAGGGAGAAAAATGA